In Rhizobium sp. WSM4643, the following are encoded in one genomic region:
- a CDS encoding response regulator: protein MTTLFYVDDSKDDLFYLDYICRRQQIDVDLFCFPTAEMALEALEMRAAEGKTSPDLLVADLYMPLDSGIGLITRLRLDDRFKAMRLAICSGSDAAEDRARSLEAGADAYMEKPLDLAAIIHNLEM, encoded by the coding sequence ATGACCACCCTATTTTATGTCGACGACAGCAAGGATGATCTCTTCTATCTCGACTATATCTGCAGAAGGCAGCAGATAGACGTCGATCTATTCTGTTTTCCCACGGCCGAAATGGCGCTGGAAGCGCTGGAGATGCGCGCGGCGGAAGGCAAGACCTCGCCTGACCTGCTCGTCGCCGATCTCTACATGCCACTCGATAGCGGCATCGGCCTGATCACTCGGTTGCGCCTGGATGATCGTTTCAAGGCGATGCGGCTTGCTATCTGCAGCGGATCGGATGCTGCCGAGGATCGCGCGCGTTCGCTCGAGGCCGGCGCCGATGCCTATATGGAAAAGCCACTTGACCTTGCCGCGATCATTCACAATCTTGAGATGTAG
- a CDS encoding sensor histidine kinase, whose amino-acid sequence MNLAVLRHHHIAVPLKFDIPYRRSFRKKRGTAPPCLLSIPRFRKKWPREPKEETRVQDQGNVDLQDQPRRHYRAFAIAVGCLMFLLGVTALAGWLLQVEIVISLVPGFPSMAFNTALCFVLSGVGLAASTLAARRFRVTATILAGLAAAIAAARLVEIVTIGRAFHNVDMSITRFLVPPDFIAKIGGGMGPNTALVFLIANLSLLLSLHMEKSISQVMQELTSYVVITLGMIALAGYVTDAEQGYRWGPYAAMALHTAIGIVIFGSGLLARSWWMQPTNRAQIPLWIPAAVCFTGILVDLYTPLGVANGILYVPLVLTALWFGNRNAPLFFAFACTVLLMLGFFAVKHNETAFWQEIANRTITAATLWLIAILVFYFMRNNYNLESERVRFGALVRGTPDAVVVIDERGTVKNFNPAAESMFGYSPQETIGKNIKMLMPEPYHSEHDGYLAHYRQTGEERIIGTTRTVSGRRKNGIVFPIDVSISAVVTGQTKTFVGIVRDISERVRQEERMKTTLSQLEAYTAELERSNHDLDEFAYIASHDLKEPLRGLHNHSRFLLEDYEDKLDEDGVRRLNRLVRLSQRMEKLVNDLLYFSRLGRQQLAVKRTDIGLIVKDVVATMELLLEERHAKVIIDGRLPEVVCDAPRLTEVFRNLITNAIKYNDKPAPLVSIGYLDRFVGKDGTVARNVFFVKDNGKGIPQEFHEDIFRIFKRLEKSQDSDDGTGAGLTFVRKIIARHNGDIWLESEVGTGTTFYFTLGKKREGQNAAA is encoded by the coding sequence ATGAACCTCGCTGTCCTTCGACATCACCATATCGCGGTTCCACTGAAATTCGATATACCTTATCGCAGATCATTTCGCAAAAAGCGTGGCACCGCCCCGCCTTGCCTATTGAGTATTCCTCGATTTCGGAAAAAATGGCCGCGCGAACCGAAGGAGGAGACACGAGTGCAGGATCAGGGCAACGTGGACCTGCAGGACCAGCCAAGGCGGCACTACCGTGCCTTTGCGATTGCGGTCGGCTGCCTGATGTTCCTTCTCGGGGTGACGGCCCTTGCCGGCTGGCTACTGCAGGTCGAGATTGTCATTTCGCTGGTTCCCGGCTTTCCGTCGATGGCCTTCAACACTGCTCTCTGCTTCGTGCTTTCCGGCGTGGGGCTTGCCGCCTCGACACTGGCGGCCCGCCGTTTTCGCGTAACGGCAACGATCCTGGCGGGGCTTGCGGCAGCGATCGCTGCGGCCCGGCTCGTGGAAATCGTCACCATCGGGCGGGCTTTTCACAATGTCGACATGTCGATCACGCGCTTCCTGGTTCCGCCCGATTTCATCGCCAAGATCGGCGGCGGCATGGGGCCGAACACCGCTTTGGTCTTCCTGATCGCCAATCTTTCGCTGCTGCTCTCGCTCCACATGGAGAAGTCGATAAGCCAAGTGATGCAGGAACTGACGAGCTATGTCGTCATCACGCTCGGCATGATCGCGCTGGCCGGCTATGTCACCGATGCCGAACAGGGCTACCGCTGGGGACCCTACGCGGCGATGGCGCTGCATACGGCGATCGGCATAGTGATCTTCGGCTCGGGGCTTCTCGCCCGCTCCTGGTGGATGCAGCCGACAAACCGGGCGCAGATCCCGCTGTGGATCCCGGCTGCGGTCTGCTTCACTGGCATTCTTGTCGATCTTTATACGCCGCTGGGTGTTGCCAACGGCATTCTCTACGTGCCGCTGGTGTTGACGGCCCTCTGGTTCGGAAACAGAAATGCGCCGCTTTTCTTCGCCTTTGCCTGCACCGTGCTCCTGATGCTCGGCTTCTTCGCCGTCAAGCACAACGAGACGGCGTTCTGGCAGGAAATCGCCAACCGCACTATTACGGCTGCCACGCTTTGGCTGATCGCGATCCTCGTCTTCTATTTCATGCGCAACAACTATAACCTGGAAAGCGAGCGCGTCCGCTTCGGCGCGCTAGTGCGCGGTACTCCTGATGCCGTCGTCGTCATCGACGAGCGTGGAACGGTCAAGAATTTCAATCCGGCGGCTGAAAGCATGTTCGGTTACTCCCCGCAGGAGACGATCGGCAAAAACATCAAGATGCTGATGCCCGAACCCTACCATTCCGAGCACGACGGCTACCTCGCCCATTACCGGCAGACCGGCGAGGAGCGCATCATCGGCACGACCCGCACGGTTTCCGGACGACGCAAGAACGGCATCGTCTTTCCGATCGATGTTTCCATCAGCGCAGTCGTCACCGGCCAAACGAAGACCTTTGTCGGTATCGTGCGCGACATCAGCGAACGCGTCCGCCAGGAAGAACGGATGAAAACGACGCTTTCCCAGCTCGAGGCCTATACGGCCGAGCTCGAGCGCAGCAACCACGACCTCGATGAATTCGCCTATATCGCCTCGCATGATCTCAAGGAACCGCTGCGCGGCCTGCACAACCATTCCCGCTTCCTCCTGGAGGACTATGAAGACAAGCTCGACGAGGACGGCGTGCGCCGGCTGAACCGGCTCGTGCGCCTCAGCCAGCGCATGGAGAAACTCGTCAACGACCTTCTTTATTTCTCCCGGCTCGGGCGGCAGCAACTGGCGGTCAAACGCACCGATATCGGCCTGATCGTCAAGGACGTCGTCGCAACCATGGAGCTGTTGCTGGAGGAGCGGCATGCCAAGGTCATCATCGACGGCCGGCTGCCGGAGGTGGTCTGCGACGCGCCGCGGCTGACCGAAGTCTTCCGCAATCTCATCACCAATGCGATCAAATACAATGACAAGCCGGCGCCGCTCGTCTCGATCGGTTACCTCGATCGGTTCGTCGGCAAGGACGGCACGGTTGCCCGCAACGTGTTTTTCGTTAAGGATAACGGCAAGGGCATTCCGCAGGAATTCCACGAGGATATTTTCCGCATTTTCAAGCGGCTGGAAAAGTCGCAGGATTCCGACGACGGCACCGGAGCAGGCCTTACCTTCGTCCGCAAGATCATCGCGCGGCACAACGGCGATATCTGGCTGGAATCCGAAGTCGGCACCGGCACGACATTTTATTTCACCCTGGGAAAAAAGCGCGAGGGGCAGAATGCAGCAGCGTGA
- a CDS encoding sensor histidine kinase: MSSNPTRPPETNSASDSEERIKRFLATASHDLQSPLRHIAMYAELLLDDLEETLDGEQLQSLRMILEKAQTAQRLTKALMSLAGGTPQVTPEEVDLQALAENVWGELADETAVREATLESDGLPSIRTDPALFGLVLRHLLTNALTYRGEAPPHVAIAAERTGTDWFFRISDNGTGIDPAYRQRIFEPFWKLPKAGAVQGAGLGLTTAREFLTALGGDISLEHSDASGSCFIIRLPIA, encoded by the coding sequence ATGTCATCCAACCCGACAAGACCGCCGGAAACCAACAGTGCCAGTGACAGCGAGGAGCGCATCAAGCGTTTTCTCGCGACCGCTTCGCACGACCTGCAATCGCCGCTCCGCCATATCGCCATGTATGCCGAGCTGCTGCTCGACGATCTCGAGGAGACGCTCGACGGCGAACAGCTTCAGAGCCTCCGGATGATCCTGGAAAAGGCGCAGACGGCGCAGCGGCTCACCAAAGCGTTGATGAGCCTTGCCGGCGGCACACCTCAGGTGACGCCTGAAGAGGTCGATCTGCAAGCGCTGGCCGAAAATGTCTGGGGCGAGCTGGCCGACGAGACGGCGGTCCGCGAGGCGACGCTTGAAAGCGACGGCCTGCCCTCCATCCGTACCGACCCTGCCCTCTTCGGTCTGGTGCTGCGGCATCTTTTGACCAATGCCCTCACCTATCGCGGGGAAGCGCCGCCGCATGTCGCCATCGCCGCGGAGCGCACGGGGACGGACTGGTTTTTCCGGATTTCCGACAATGGGACGGGCATCGATCCGGCTTATCGGCAGCGAATATTCGAGCCGTTCTGGAAATTGCCGAAGGCGGGAGCGGTTCAGGGCGCCGGTCTCGGATTGACGACGGCGCGGGAGTTTCTAACGGCGCTTGGGGGCGATATCAGCCTCGAACATTCGGATGCGAGCGGCAGCTGTTTCATCATCCGCCTTCCGATTGCCTGA
- a CDS encoding helix-turn-helix transcriptional regulator has translation MNNAPAIPFHAGPELSRAINRTDFFRLLKSAAQHYNFDNFALARISEASAPFGERDIVITNVAERRVGLFITTLKEALGTVRAKTAHFLATPVHGRSAQPEVYPSDLVFNEFLAGVFLFIPLFTPEGRRYCLVLSGERQEPDQSEIADMLLDAMRIFDKLYEEILAPEMSGRLTQRESEIVKWTSEGKTSAEIAIILGLSEHTVNSHITAAARKLDAVNRVHMVAIALRNGLVS, from the coding sequence ATGAACAATGCCCCGGCAATTCCCTTTCATGCCGGACCGGAGTTGAGCCGGGCGATCAACCGCACCGATTTTTTCCGCCTGCTGAAGTCGGCGGCGCAGCATTACAACTTCGACAATTTCGCGCTTGCCCGCATTTCCGAGGCTTCGGCCCCTTTCGGTGAACGCGATATCGTCATCACCAATGTCGCTGAGCGGCGTGTCGGCCTTTTCATCACGACGTTGAAGGAAGCGCTGGGAACGGTCCGGGCAAAGACCGCCCATTTCCTGGCAACGCCGGTCCATGGCAGGAGCGCACAGCCGGAAGTTTATCCGTCCGATCTTGTTTTCAACGAATTCCTCGCTGGCGTCTTTCTCTTCATCCCGCTGTTTACGCCGGAAGGGCGGCGATACTGCCTCGTGCTCAGCGGCGAGCGTCAGGAGCCGGATCAGAGTGAGATCGCCGACATGCTTCTCGACGCTATGCGCATTTTCGACAAGCTGTACGAGGAAATCCTGGCGCCGGAAATGTCCGGACGGCTGACGCAGCGCGAATCGGAAATCGTCAAATGGACCAGCGAAGGCAAGACGTCGGCGGAAATCGCAATTATTCTCGGTCTCTCCGAACACACGGTCAATTCGCACATCACTGCGGCCGCGCGCAAACTTGACGCCGTCAACCGCGTTCATATGGTGGCGATCGCCTTGAGGAATGGTTTGGTTTCGTGA
- a CDS encoding response regulator, producing the protein MITETGRRNTVKVLFVDDEFIEFRALKKKIADLSEPAVEVEYSQSIGDALEKIRLARFDLILLDNRLLPNADFRETVPELRGIGYTGPIGVVSTDISGGYFQEFPDYGVDFRIGKDEIDVQALQHIIREYVTYDVPDFWKDDYSI; encoded by the coding sequence ATGATCACCGAAACGGGCCGGAGGAACACTGTCAAAGTTCTCTTTGTCGATGACGAATTCATCGAATTCCGCGCGCTCAAGAAGAAGATAGCCGATCTCTCCGAGCCGGCCGTCGAGGTTGAATATTCGCAATCGATCGGTGACGCGCTGGAAAAGATCCGCCTGGCGCGCTTCGATCTCATCCTGCTCGACAACCGCCTGCTGCCCAATGCCGATTTCCGCGAAACGGTGCCGGAACTGCGCGGCATCGGTTACACCGGCCCGATCGGCGTCGTCTCCACCGATATATCGGGTGGCTATTTCCAGGAATTCCCGGATTACGGCGTCGATTTCCGCATCGGCAAGGACGAAATCGATGTCCAGGCGTTGCAGCACATCATCCGCGAATATGTGACCTATGACGTCCCGGATTTCTGGAAGGACGATTACAGTATCTAA